A portion of the Plasmodium gaboni strain SY75 chromosome 5, whole genome shotgun sequence genome contains these proteins:
- a CDS encoding putative transporter translates to MEKDFNGRSAKSQMKLANGMVENIESKLKNQLDNNNLINKNDNHEDVMCSNVKLSVHDDEYDIKNIKKDVCNLSKISEERLSNNMLLKGNGQVIKNPEIDTKTARQQYKKRLNSTQSTMNIEGNIGNEKDNIVEYDDDELIRDMNYEMSILKYKRNNNNNNNSNSNNNNNNNNNNVDNIRGNINEECYDESYCISNNLDELTTNGNNLSFYNKLRMCFNYFGPGWIVAIAYLDPGNLCSNLNVGLIRSPDPTLEKDYSGYYLLWIMVYGHMLGFVFQVLSMRLGHVTGLDLASLCSKEFDRTTSTIIYVLVQIAIWGAHIQAIIGTFIALNLIFGISVKVALFYTLFEAIVYSFLENKSLGLLENVLSFLVGILAVSFIVNVFMTPINFKELAVSILFPRIPKGKEIDALALLGSIISAHIFYLHTNLTSKKKSVICNDLSLRRYNTLGTIESGGSLFLSCLTNCIIVLTFAEVNLQSFERRDQYNLFTAYEVMRKSFGKISMYIWSFGLLSSGNNSSFMCEYASKSVVEGFLNKKINTFVRVYSFRFLLFSLLYMFLTLNKYTLDQLTNFINVVQVLLLPMATIPLYRFSIHENVLGEYRLKRFPKYAIFLIIIAIIVSNVLLTFLDFIHKETSLTTIIFIVTFSFIYFGFIIYFFNIPIKKNYIERN, encoded by the coding sequence atgGAGAAGGATTTTAATGGGAGGAGTGCTAAGAGCCAAATGAAGTTGGCAAACGGGATGGTAGAAAATATAGAATCAAAATTAAAGAACCAGTTGGATAACAATAACTTgattaataaaaatgataacCATGAAGATGTGATGTGTTCTAATGTAAAATTATCAGTACATGATGATGAGTATgatataaagaatattaaAAAGGATGTATGTAATTTGAGCAAGATAAGTGAAGAAAGATTGAGTAATAATATGTTGTTGAAAGGGAATGGTCAAGTTATAAAAAATCCAGAAATAGACACCAAAACAGCTAGACAACAATATAAGAAAAGATTAAATTCTACACAATCAACTATGAATATTGAAGGAAATATTGGTAATGAAAAGGATAACATTGTTGAATATGACGATGATGAATTAATACGAGATATGAATTATGAAATGTCTATActaaaatataaaagaaataataataacaataataatagtaatagtaataataataataataataataataataatgtgGATAATATAAGaggaaatataaatgaagaatGTTATGATGAATCGTATTGTATATCAAACAATTTAGATGAACTAACTACAAATGGAAATAATTTAAGTTTCtataataaattaagaatgtgttttaattattttggCCCTGGTTGGATTGTAGCTATTGCATATTTAGACCCAGGAAATTTGTGTAGTAATTTAAATGTTGGTTTAATAAGATCACCAGATCCTACTTTAGAAAAAGATTATTCTggttattatttattatggATTATGGTATATGGACATATGTTAGGTTTTGTATTTCAAGTGTTATCTATGAGACTTGGACATGTGACCGGACTTGATTTAGCTTCTTTGTGTTCAAAAGAATTTGATAGAACAACGTCtactattatttatgtattagTTCAGATAGCTATTTGGGGTGCACATATTCAAGCAATAATAGGTACTTTTATAGCTTTGAATTTAATATTTGGCATATCAGTGAAAGTAGCTTTATTTTACACTTTATTTGAGGCTATAGTATATAGTTTTTTAGAAAACAAAAGTTTAGGTTTATTAGAGAATGTGTTAAGTTTTCTGGTTGGTATATTAGCTGTTTCTTTTATTGTTAATGTTTTCATGACACCaataaattttaaagaGTTAGCTGTTAGTATACTTTTTCCTCGTATACCAAAAGGTAAAGAAATTGATGCTTTAGCATTATTAGGTAGTATTATATCAGCTcatatcttttatttacataCTAATCTGACATCCAAAAAAAAGTCAGTGATTTGTAATGATTTAAGTTTAAGAAGATATAATACGTTAGGTACCATAGAATCAGGAGGTTCCCTTTTTTTATCATGCCTAACAAATTGTATTATTGTATTGACATTTGCTGAAGTTAATTTACAATCTTTTGAAAGAAGAGAtcaatataatttatttacaGCATATGAAGTAATGAGGAAATCATTTGGAAAAATATCAATGTATATATGGTCTTTTGGATTATTAAGTAGTGGAAATAATTCTAGTTTTATGTGTGAGTATGCTTCAAAATCTGTTGTAGAAGgatttttaaataaaaaaattaatacatTTGTAAGAGTATATAGTTTCagatttttattattttcattattatatatgtttctcacattaaataaatatacacTTGACCAACTGacaaattttataaatgttGTACAAGTACTTTTATTACCTATGGCTACCATACCTTTATATAGATTTAGTATTCATGAAAATGTATTGGGAGAATATCGCTTAAAAAGGTTCCCCAAATATGCAATCtttcttataattattGCTATAATTGTTTCTAATGTACTCTTAACCTTTCTTGATTTTATACATAAAGAAACCAGTTTAACTACcataatttttatagttactttttcatttatttattttggttttattatatatttttttaatataccaattaaaaaaaattacattgaacgaaattaa
- a CDS encoding putative membrane protein (conserved Plasmodium membrane protein, unknown function) has protein sequence MIKIKNISLNRISSIASIICLLDCIVIPIVMFTLSVFNVFNSKLAHLHEISDILALYIMTPICSLCILFNFIQLKNVVLLIWGIFSVILFVISHGHFNIGPKCNELLEKYHIFISILSIILLLSNNYVSQRIIKKRNLHHCCSMKRFGKNAKDSSFTNHHSSEHACNHDHDDDHHHKNSASSNNGNKYYMNYDKNERELVSFL, from the exons ATgattaaaattaaaaa TATAAGCTTGAATAGAATATCATCCATTGCAAGTATCATTTGCTTGCTTGATTGTATTGTAATTCCTATTGTTATGTTTACATTATCCGTTTTTAACGTCTTCAATTCAAAACTAGCACATCTTCATGAAATATCCGATAta ctagctttatatattatgacTCCAATATGTTCACTCTGTAtcctttttaattttattcaattaaaaaatgtcGTATTACTCATATGGGGTATATTTAgtgttatattatttgtaattTCACATGGGCATTTTAATATAGGTCCCAAATGTAACGAACTTTTAGAAAAGTAccatatatttatatcaattttatccataattttattattaagtaataattatgtatCACAGAgaattataaagaaaagaaatttaCATCACTGTTGCTCAATGAAAAGATTCGGAAAAAATGCAAAGGACTCGTCTTTTACCAATCACCATTCTAGTGAACATGCCTGTAATCACGATCATGATGATGATCATCATCATAAGAATTCAGCATCCTCAAATAATGggaataaatattatatgaacTATGACAAAAATGAAAGAGAATTAGTAAGCttcttataa